A stretch of the Chlamydia pecorum E58 genome encodes the following:
- the ruvB gene encoding Holliday junction branch migration DNA helicase RuvB produces the protein MTYQVTVLNPDKKLDFSLRPKGLQEFYGQAHVKERLDLFLQAALQRQEVPGHCLFFGPPGLGKTSLAHIVAATVGKGLVTASGPQLVKPSDLIGLLTSLQEGDVFFIDEIHRLGKAAEEYLYPAIEDFKIDITIDSGPGARSVRIDLAPFTLVGATTRSGMLSEPLRTRFAFSARLSYYSDQDLIDILTRSAKLLGIQAEPAALLEIARRSRGTPRLANHLLKWVRDFAQMREGNCINGDVAEKALAMLLIDDWGLNEVDVKLLTTMIEYYQGGPVGIKTLSVAVGEDIKTLEDVYEPFLILKGLIKKTPRGRMVTQLAYDHLKKHSQNL, from the coding sequence AAGGGCTTCAAGAATTTTATGGCCAAGCACATGTAAAGGAACGTTTAGATCTGTTTTTGCAAGCAGCTTTGCAGCGTCAAGAAGTTCCTGGACATTGTTTGTTTTTTGGTCCCCCTGGGCTAGGGAAGACTTCATTAGCGCATATTGTTGCTGCTACTGTGGGAAAGGGATTAGTTACAGCATCAGGGCCACAGTTAGTTAAACCTTCCGATTTGATAGGATTGTTAACAAGCTTACAAGAGGGAGATGTCTTTTTTATCGATGAAATTCACCGTTTGGGGAAGGCTGCTGAAGAATACCTCTATCCAGCAATTGAAGATTTTAAAATAGACATCACCATTGATTCTGGCCCTGGGGCACGTTCAGTTCGCATCGATCTTGCTCCTTTTACTCTCGTAGGAGCTACTACCCGCTCTGGGATGTTGAGTGAGCCTTTGCGGACGCGCTTTGCCTTTAGTGCGAGGTTATCATATTATTCTGATCAAGACCTTATAGATATTTTAACCCGTTCCGCAAAACTTTTGGGGATACAAGCAGAACCTGCTGCACTGTTGGAAATTGCAAGGAGATCTCGGGGAACACCAAGACTTGCAAACCATCTTCTGAAATGGGTGCGAGATTTTGCTCAGATGCGCGAAGGAAACTGTATTAATGGTGACGTAGCAGAAAAAGCTTTAGCTATGCTATTAATAGACGATTGGGGATTAAATGAGGTAGATGTAAAGCTTCTTACCACAATGATTGAGTATTACCAAGGTGGCCCAGTAGGAATTAAGACACTTTCTGTAGCTGTTGGAGAAGATATCAAAACCCTAGAAGATGTGTATGAACCTTTTTTAATATTAAAAGGGCTTATAAAAAAAACTCCACGAGGAAGAATGGTAACTCAGTTAGCTTATGATCACTTAAAAAAACATTCTCAGAATTTATAG
- a CDS encoding SpoIID/LytB domain-containing protein, with amino-acid sequence MSVTGISEVRVSDTFIEQAVVSEPKVRVLLLDESTTALIEAKGPHRIYGDSIHKQTSSQGLRCAVHALYDGIHWGEQYSDVQCLKIEPLDGSASLFLNGIQYHGALYIHRTANHCIMVSNEVAIEDYLKSVLSIKYLRELDKEALSACVILERTALYEKLLATNPQNFWHLKADEEGYIGYGVTKQFYGVEEAVDWTARLVVDSPQGLFISADGLLRENVERLAVEGYNARQILEKFYKDAEFVVIESWNESLESDIS; translated from the coding sequence ATGAGCGTGACGGGAATCTCAGAGGTTAGAGTTTCAGATACGTTTATAGAACAAGCTGTGGTTTCTGAACCTAAAGTACGCGTTCTTCTTTTGGATGAAAGTACAACAGCTTTGATAGAAGCTAAAGGCCCTCACCGCATTTATGGGGATTCCATACATAAGCAAACATCTAGCCAAGGGTTGCGCTGCGCTGTTCATGCTCTATATGATGGTATCCATTGGGGAGAGCAATATTCCGACGTGCAATGTTTAAAAATTGAACCTTTGGATGGCTCTGCATCTTTGTTTTTAAATGGGATACAGTATCACGGAGCGTTATACATTCACAGAACTGCGAACCATTGTATCATGGTTTCAAATGAAGTTGCGATAGAGGACTACCTTAAATCTGTGCTTTCTATTAAGTATCTCCGCGAGCTTGATAAGGAAGCTCTGTCTGCATGTGTAATTTTAGAAAGAACAGCATTGTATGAAAAGCTCTTAGCTACAAATCCACAAAACTTCTGGCATCTTAAAGCAGATGAAGAAGGGTACATAGGTTACGGAGTGACTAAGCAATTTTATGGAGTGGAAGAAGCTGTAGATTGGACAGCTCGTCTAGTTGTAGATAGCCCCCAAGGCTTGTTTATCAGTGCAGATGGACTGCTTCGTGAAAATGTTGAGCGTCTAGCTGTTGAGGGATATAATGCTCGGCAAATTTTAGAAAAATTTTATAAAGATGCAGAGTTCGTTGTGATCGAGTCTTGGAATGAAAGCCTCGAGAGCGATATTAGTTAA
- a CDS encoding isoamylase, with protein MQNITYYRGTPYPLGVKKLSDHSYCFAIFSLQAIEVILALANPDFEIFEFQLSPRTHKTGNIWHVEVDGISEKWSYAFRIRLPKKKSFQSNFKAYLADPYAKNLHSPQKFGSCKKNGDYAFCYLKEEEFDWEEDSPLLLPKNELIIYEMHVRSFTQSPTSQVQAPGTFLGIIEKIDHLKMLGVNAIELLPIFEFDETSHPFKSPQYPYLCNYWGYAPVNYFSPCRRYAYATDPCAPIREFKTLVKALHRSGIEVILDVVFNHTGPNCSFPWIDPASYYILDHEGYHTNYSGCGNTLNTNRSPTMQLILSSLHYWVNEMHVDGFRFDLASVFSRGPNGEPLSLPPILELISHDPLLANTKLIAEPWDAGGLYQVGYFPTLSKRWSEWNGPYRDNMKSFLNGNPDLIGAFASRLAGSQDLYSQGFPANSINYVSCHDGFTLYDTVAYMQKHNEENEEHNLDGTNANYSYNFGEEGETKNPYILELRERQLRNFFLAVLLSQGVPMIQSGDEYGHTAYGNNNRWALDSPKNYFLWDKLVEHADLNKFVSEAIAFRKKHKELFNQGFLTNDTVSWLDSSGNQQQWQPSSFIAFELISAQFSLYGAFHTAENEMTIKLPKLRPDFLTYQLIADSSRGFFSCTLEPQLRLLPYTSLVAISYAKKIN; from the coding sequence ATGCAGAATATCACGTACTACCGGGGAACTCCATATCCCCTAGGAGTAAAAAAACTCTCTGATCATAGCTATTGCTTTGCCATATTTTCTTTGCAAGCTATAGAAGTAATCCTTGCTTTAGCAAATCCTGATTTCGAGATTTTTGAATTTCAGCTTTCCCCCCGCACTCATAAGACGGGAAATATTTGGCATGTAGAAGTAGATGGCATTTCAGAGAAATGGTCATATGCTTTTCGTATTCGTCTTCCTAAAAAAAAATCCTTTCAAAGCAACTTCAAAGCCTATCTTGCAGATCCTTACGCCAAAAATCTCCACTCTCCTCAAAAATTCGGTTCCTGTAAAAAAAACGGTGATTATGCATTTTGCTATTTAAAAGAAGAAGAATTTGACTGGGAAGAAGATTCTCCTCTTCTTCTTCCTAAAAACGAGCTCATTATCTACGAAATGCATGTGCGCTCCTTTACACAGTCGCCTACATCTCAAGTCCAAGCTCCCGGAACATTTCTAGGGATTATAGAAAAAATCGACCATCTAAAAATGCTTGGAGTCAATGCTATAGAACTGCTTCCGATTTTTGAATTTGATGAAACCTCTCATCCCTTTAAATCCCCTCAATACCCTTACTTATGCAACTACTGGGGCTATGCTCCTGTGAATTACTTTTCTCCCTGTAGACGTTATGCGTACGCTACAGATCCCTGTGCTCCAATTCGAGAATTTAAAACGCTAGTGAAGGCTCTGCACCGTTCTGGAATTGAAGTAATTCTTGACGTCGTTTTCAATCACACTGGTCCTAACTGTTCTTTTCCCTGGATTGACCCTGCATCATACTATATCCTAGATCATGAAGGCTACCATACGAACTATTCTGGGTGTGGGAACACCCTAAACACCAATCGTTCTCCAACAATGCAGCTTATCCTAAGCTCTTTGCACTATTGGGTCAATGAAATGCACGTGGATGGCTTTCGCTTTGACCTTGCTTCGGTATTTTCTCGAGGCCCCAATGGAGAACCTCTATCTTTACCTCCTATATTAGAACTCATTTCCCATGATCCCTTACTTGCCAATACCAAACTAATTGCGGAGCCTTGGGATGCTGGAGGCTTATATCAAGTAGGCTACTTCCCTACACTATCGAAACGTTGGAGTGAATGGAACGGTCCTTATCGAGACAATATGAAATCTTTCCTTAATGGAAACCCTGATCTTATAGGAGCTTTTGCCTCCCGTCTTGCTGGATCTCAAGATCTCTATTCCCAAGGCTTCCCCGCCAACTCGATCAACTATGTGAGTTGCCATGATGGCTTCACGCTCTATGACACTGTAGCCTACATGCAAAAGCACAATGAAGAGAATGAAGAGCATAACCTTGATGGGACAAATGCAAACTATAGCTACAATTTTGGAGAAGAGGGAGAAACAAAAAATCCTTATATCTTGGAGCTCCGAGAACGTCAATTAAGAAACTTCTTCCTCGCTGTGCTTCTCTCTCAAGGGGTCCCAATGATCCAGTCAGGAGATGAATATGGCCATACAGCGTATGGAAATAACAATCGTTGGGCCTTAGATAGCCCCAAAAACTATTTTCTCTGGGACAAGCTTGTAGAACACGCTGACCTAAACAAGTTCGTTAGCGAAGCCATCGCCTTTCGCAAAAAGCATAAGGAGCTCTTTAATCAAGGTTTTCTAACGAACGATACTGTCTCTTGGCTGGATTCTTCTGGAAATCAGCAACAATGGCAGCCGAGCTCTTTTATTGCTTTCGAGCTCATCTCTGCACAGTTTAGCCTATATGGGGCTTTCCACACTGCAGAAAATGAAATGACTATCAAACTTCCTAAGCTCCGCCCAGATTTCCTTACGTATCAACTTATTGCAGATAGCTCTCGGGGATTTTTCTCCTGCACTTTAGAGCCACAACTTCGCCTTCTCCCCTATACTAGTCTAGTTGCCATCAGTTATGCAAAAAAGATTAACTAA
- a CDS encoding type III secretion chaperone Slc1, translating into MSRQNAEENLKNFAKELKLPDVAFDQNNTCILFVDGEFSLHLTYEEHSDRLYVYAPLLDGLPDNTQRKLALYEKLLEGSMLGGQMAGGGVGVAVKEQLVLMHCVLDMKYAEANLLKAFAQLFIETVVKWRTVCADICAGREPSVDTMPQMPQAGGGMQPPPTGIRA; encoded by the coding sequence ATGTCTAGACAGAATGCAGAGGAAAATCTAAAAAATTTTGCTAAAGAGCTTAAGCTGCCAGATGTTGCTTTTGATCAAAATAATACATGCATTTTGTTTGTCGACGGTGAGTTCTCTCTTCACCTCACTTATGAAGAACATTCTGATCGCCTTTATGTCTACGCTCCTTTGCTCGACGGCCTTCCAGATAACACTCAACGTAAGTTAGCCTTATATGAAAAGCTTTTAGAAGGCTCTATGTTAGGCGGCCAGATGGCTGGTGGAGGAGTTGGTGTTGCGGTTAAAGAACAGCTGGTTCTCATGCACTGTGTTCTTGACATGAAGTATGCAGAAGCGAACCTTTTAAAGGCTTTTGCGCAGTTGTTTATTGAAACTGTTGTAAAATGGAGAACCGTTTGTGCAGATATTTGTGCTGGTAGAGAGCCTTCCGTAGATACGATGCCTCAAATGCCACAAGCTGGTGGAGGAATGCAACCACCTCCTACAGGAATTCGTGCATAG